TTATGAAGCAGCTATGCAAATTTTTCTTTTCATCAGTCTTACAATTCTAAGTTGGATAACTCCTCTATCGTTAAGTGCAAGTTCACCAACTGCCTATAATTTAAGAACTCAACAAGTCTCAAAACTAGACAACTTACATAAATACAATGTGTTAGTATTCATGCAAAAGAGTTGTCCTTGTTCGAATAACCATTTTGCTCACCTCAAAAACTTAACGGATGATTTCTCTGAGTTTTTTGGTTTTAGTGGAATTATTCTTGATTCAAAAGAAACAGGAGACCAAGAACTCGAAAAGCACTTTTCTAAACTTGGCCCTAAATTTGATCTTTTCCATGATAGATCTAAAAAATTTCTCACTCATTTCAAGGCCATTAAAACACCACATGCTTTTGTTGTTGATAAAGAAGGACAAATTCTCTACCACGGTGGTATTAGCAATACAGTCAACCCAAGCAGTAATTCTAAATTTTATCTCAAGGAAGTTTTAACCAAACTTATTAAGAGCGGGAAATCTCCCTATGAATATAAACGAGCAATTGGTTGCTATATTAAACGCTAACAAGGATATATAATGAAATTAAAAAAAATCTTAGTATTTTTAGTTTTAAGCTCACTTCTTATTGGATGCGGGCCATCTCCATTACTTAATCACCTTGATGAAGATGAAGCTGCTGAACAATATAAAAAAGGAAACCTCGAAGTTTCAAGAACAATCTCAATTCCCTATAGTGGAGTTTCTGTAGAATATTACTGGTCTGTAAAAAGAGTCACTCCTCCTGATGAAAAAAGCAACTTTAGTAAGATTGTTCTATTTTTTACTTATGATGAAAACAACGAATTAATTAAAGAAAATGTAGAACTACAAGATTTTTACCCATATATGCCAAACATGGATCACTCTGATGGAATCAGATTCAGAAATTTTGAAAAGATAGAAGATGGTATCTACGTTGTCGAACCAATCAATTTCTTTATGCCTGGAAACGAAGTCGGATGGAATATCGATTTTACAATTCTTATTGATGGAAAATCTTACGAGATCACTCTTAATGAAATTTTCCCTGAGCAATAAATTTCTCATTTTTTTATTTTCAATAACATTGGCCAGTAAATCTTTGCTGGCCTCTGGCTGTTGTGGCGCCGGTGCAAGTTTACCAAATCTTATCGTTGCAGATCAAAAATCTATTATTTCAGGGACACTCACTCGTGAAAGACTGGTTGGTGTAGATAGTACAGGCTCAAAAGTTTATAAATTTAAAAAATTTACAGATCAAGAAATTCAACATCTTTTTGGTTTTAAGGCCAGTTATCTATTAAGTGATTATTGG
The window above is part of the Halobacteriovoraceae bacterium genome. Proteins encoded here:
- a CDS encoding redoxin domain-containing protein — protein: MQIFLFISLTILSWITPLSLSASSPTAYNLRTQQVSKLDNLHKYNVLVFMQKSCPCSNNHFAHLKNLTDDFSEFFGFSGIILDSKETGDQELEKHFSKLGPKFDLFHDRSKKFLTHFKAIKTPHAFVVDKEGQILYHGGISNTVNPSSNSKFYLKEVLTKLIKSGKSPYEYKRAIGCYIKR